The Daucus carota subsp. sativus chromosome 7, DH1 v3.0, whole genome shotgun sequence genome window below encodes:
- the LOC108196334 gene encoding F-box protein At4g00755 yields the protein MEIRLDFLRYLETDAAVNILACLDDTSDLIRASLVSHCWRDFVISTGLCKHLCLRNFPQLANIAYVTEPNHEVKKSTDAGSSTSLQWEALEREHRVYGSLFRALTKIKAINCLEEAFGASSTDNYPEESINNTLDPREAIRRRYSYWSSKGQKNPSVPETLIYKLKADICVITEIGIRPFRADFQPGLPIYSAKSVRFRMGHPKSPTEISNLEWPLQQHADEKIIWTYTSPVYSMSQINVLQHFKLPEPVLCVGGFVQLELMGRVQTQEMDEKYYICVSHVEVIGRPLFPAFDVDITESSGKFILKYYPEALLRTMSTVSNPVHTDVDTREDDGAWEHLQELVGFLMQRNEDDDLIQWAGNDDDE from the exons ATGGAGATTCGATTGGATTTCTTGCGGTATCTTGAAACTGATGCAGCTGTGAATATTCTGGCGTGCTTGGATGATACATCTGATCTTATTCGTGCAAGTCTAGTGTCACATTGCTGGCGTGATTTCG TGATTTCAACTGGACTTTGTAAGCACTTGTGTTTGAGAAACTTTCCGCAGCTTGCTAATATAGCTTATGTGACTGAACCAAACCATGAAGTTAAAAAATCAACTGATGCTGGGTCGAGCACTTCTCTGCAATGGGAAGCTCTTGAAAGGGAGCACAGGGTCTATGGTTCTTTATTTAGAGCTCTTACCAAAATTAAAGCTATCAATTGTTTGGAAGAGGCATTTGGTGCTTCCAGCACAGATAATTATCCGGAAGAAAGCATAAATAATACTTTGGATCCGAGAGAAGCTATTCGACGAAGGTACTCATATTGGTCAAGTAAAGGACAAAAAAATCCTAGTGTGCCTGAGACATTAATCTACAAACTCAAAGCTGATATTTGCGTTATTACGGAAATTGGCATACGGCCTTTCCGCG CGGACTTTCAGCCTGGTCTGCCTATATATTCGGCAAAATCTGTCCGGTTCCGCATGGGTCATCCAAAATCTCCAACTGAAATAAGCAATTTGGAGTGGCCACTGCAGCAACATGCCGATGAGAAGATTATATGGACATACACTTCACCAGTGTATTCAATGTCTCAG ATAAATGTGTTGCAACATTTCAAGCTACCAGAACCAGTTCTTTGCGTTGGTGGGTTTGTGCAATTGGAGTTGATGGGTAGGGTCCAGACTCAGGAGATGGATGAGAAATATTACATCTG TGTGTCACATGTTGAAGTCATTGGACGTCCGTTGTTCCCTGCATTTGATGTTGATATCACTGAATCTTCTGGGAAGTTTATATTGAAGTACTATCCTGAAGCTTTACTGCGAACAATGTCGACTGTTTCTAATCCTGTGCACACAGATGTGGACACAAGAGAGGATGACGGAGCGTGGGAGCATTTGCAAGAATTGGTGGGATTTTTGATGCAGAGAAATGAGGACGACGATCTTATCCAATGGGCTggcaatgatgatgatgagtaa
- the LOC108193758 gene encoding F-box protein PP2-A13, producing MGTTSSTLSNSTSSTHRPIKLKLDDIPESCVALVLSYLDPPEICQLARLNRAFRAASSSDFIWDDKLPGNYKYLVDRFLDVGSAHLLKKDIYARLTKPISFDKGTKQTWVDKRTGGVCLSISAKAMSITGIDDRRYWNHIPTEESRFHTIAYLQQIWWLEVDGDIDFEFPTGTYSLLFRLQLGKITKRLGRRVCNPGNIHGWDIKPVQFQLTTLDGQHAVSRCFLDNLGNWAYYHAGDFVVEKPNALTNIKFSLTQIDCTHTKGGLCVDSVLICPSSLGKNLRCTV from the exons ATGGGTACAACCTCCTCAACTCTCTCCAACTCCACCTCCTCCACACACCGTCCCATCAAACTCAAACTCGATGACATACCCGAAAGCTGCGTTGCCTTGGTCCTCTCGTATTTAGACCCCCCTGAGATTTGTCAGCTCGCGAGACTTAACAGGGCTTTTCGGGCTGCTTCATCTTCTGATTTTATATGGGATGATAAGCTGCCCGGGAACTATAAGTACCTTGTGGACAGGTTTCTTGATGTGGGCTCTGCTCATCTTCTCAAGAAAGATATTTATGCTAGGCTTACCAAGCCTATTTCGTTTGATAAGGGCACCAAG CAAACATGGGTGGACAAGAGAACTGGAGGGGTGTGCTTGTCGATTTCGGCAAAGGCGATGTCGATTACAGGGATTGATGATCGGAGATACTGGAATCACATTCCGACTGAGGAATCCAG ATTTCATACAATTGCGTATCTTCAACAAATTTGGTGGCTTGAAGTAGACGGGGACATTGACTTCGAGTTTCCCACAGGAACATACAGCCTTTTGTTCAGGCTCCAGCTTGGAAAGATAACAAAGAGACTTGGACGCAGGGTTTGTAATCCTGGAAACATACATGGCTGGGACATAAAACCCGTCCAGTTCCAACTAACAACACTGGATGGCCAACATGCTGTATCGCGTTGTTTCTTGGACAATCTAGGAAACTGGGCTTACTATCACGCAGGAGACTTTGTGGTCGAGAAGCCTAATGCAttgacaaatattaaattttcattgACGCAGATTGATTGCACTCATACGAAAGGTGGTCTCTGCGTCGACTCTGTTTTGATATGTCCGAGTAGCTTAGGGAAGAATCTGAGATGCACAGTTTAG
- the LOC108196839 gene encoding protein CELLULOSE SYNTHASE INTERACTIVE 1 isoform X1: protein MFYSDLHLWLLLYSSSFFVGVSGILIMVEDKIDALVDIQSAEELLLNAQDLVLIALHRAREVKGFSARWKTIITKLELVPACLSDLSSHPYFSKNTLCNEYLQANLKTLNEAIALAEMCGKENYRGRLQMQSDLDALSGKLDMNFRDCGLLIKTGILGEVAVNSRTELEFSTRELLTRLQIGHLEAKHKALDGVLEIMQEDIKKVSEVLGRSNIAALVHLLTATSQRIREKTVSVICRLADCKCLESWLVEEGVLPPLIRIVESGSAVGKKKATLSLQRLSVSVETARSIVEHNGVRPLIEICQTGDSVTQAAAACTLKNLSAVPEVRQSLAEEGIIKLVITLLDCGILPESRDHAAKCLQNLTSTNNNLRKLVISEGGIPSLLAYLDVSLPQDSAVGALRNLIGSVSVDNLVSADLIPRLVQVLKSGSLNAQKAAATAICRVCSSIEMKKMIGEAGCIPLLVKMLDAKSDSAKEIAAQAISSLMTLPRNCRELKQNDKALLSLVQLLEPSPQNTAKKYAVSCLVSISSSKKCKKLMISYGAIGYLKKLSEMDIPGAKKLLERLERKKLRSLFSRR, encoded by the exons atgttctacaGTGATCTGCATTTGTG GCTGCTTTTGTATTCCAGTTCTTTCTTTGTCGGTGTTAGCGGAATATTGATCATGGTAGAAGACAAAATTGATGCACTGGTAGATATCCAGTCTGCAGAAGAATTGTTATTAAATGCTCAAGATCTTGTTCTGATTGCACTTCATAGAGCAAGGGAAGTTAAGGGATTTTCGGCCAGGTGGAAAACCATAATAACTAAGCTGGAACTGGTCCCTGCATGCTTATCAGATTTATCGAGCCATCCATATTTCTCAAAGAATACGCTATGCAATGAATATTTACAAGCCAATTTGAAGACACTTAATGAAGCAATTGCTTTGGCAGAGATGTGCGGAAAGGAAAATTATAGAGGGAGGCTTCAGATGCAGAGTGATCTCGATGCCTTATCAGGAAAACTGGATATGAATTTTAGAGATTGTGGGCTTCTGATAAAAACTGGGATTCTTGGAGAAGTTGCTGTAAATTCTAGAACGGAACTTGAGTTTAGTACAAGGGAACTACTTACCAGGCTTCAGATTGGCCACTTGGAGGCAAAACATAAGGCTCTTGATGGTGTCCTTGAGATTATGCAAGAGGATATAAAGAAGGTATCAGAAGTTCTTGGACGGAGCAATATTGCTGCTTTAGTTCACTTGCTCACTGCAACTTCTCAACGTATCAGAGAAAAGACTGTTTCAGTCATCTGCAGACTTGCGGATTGCAAGTGTTTGGAGAGTTGGCTAGTAGAAGAAGGTGTTCTTCCACCTCTCATAAGGATCGTCGAGTCTGGCAGTGCAGTAGGCAAAAAGAAAGCTACACTTTCTCTTCAAAGACTGTCTGTTTCAGTAGAAACAGCTCGTTCAATCGTTGAGCATAATGGAGTGCGCCCTCTGATTGAAATTTGTCAGACAGGTGATTCTGTAACCCAGGCTGCGGCTGCTTGTACTTTGAAAAACTTATCTGCTGTTCCAGAAGTACGCCAATCTCTAGCTGAAGAAGGAATCATAAAGCTCGTGATCACTCTCCTTGACTGTGGAATTCTACCAGAGTCTAGAGATCACGCAGCCAAGTGCCTCCAAAATCTCACCTCAACTAACAACAATCTTCGCAAGCTTGTCATTTCAGAAGGAGGGATACCTAGTTTGTTAGCCTATTTGGATGTTTCATTGCCTCAAGACTCCGCGGTAGGTGCATTGAGGAACCTGATTGGTTCAGTCTCTGTCGACAATTTGGTCTCAGCTGACCTCATTCCAAGGCTTGTTCAAGTGCTCAAGTCAGGCTCACTGAACGCACAGAAGGCTGCAGCCACAGCAATCTGTCGCGTTTGCAGCTCAAtagaaatgaagaaaatgaTCGGTGAGGCAGGATGCATCCCTCTGCTGGTCAAGATGCTGGATGCTAAATCAGACAGTGCTAAAGAGATAGCTGCACAAGCTATTTCAAGCCTAATGACTCTGCCGCGGAATTGCAGAGAACTTAAACAAAATGACAAGGCTCTGCTAAGTTTAGTCCAGTTGCTTGAGCCAAGTCCACAAAACACTGCTAAAAAGTATGCAGTTTCATGCCTTGTCTCAATCTCCTCGAGCAAGAAGTGTAAGAAGCTGATGATTTCGTATGGTGCTATTGGGTATCTGAAGAAGCTCTCGGAGATGGACATTCCAGGTGCAAAAAAGCTGCTTGAACGATTAGAACGAAAGAAGTTGAGAAGTTTGTTTAGCAGGAGGTAG
- the LOC108196336 gene encoding peroxisomal membrane protein 11C, translating to MSLLDGARADLALAIVYLNKAEARDKICRAIQYGSKFVSNGEPGTAQNVDKTTSLARKVFRLFKFINDLHALISPPVEGTPLPLILLGKSKNALLSTYLFLDQFVWLSRTGIYKNAERAQRIAKISVYCYMGSSICTTLVEIGELGRLSASMKKLKKEKNEEEYRAKLQKSNQRSLALIKAAIDIGVAAGLLQMAPKKITPRVLGAFGFTSALISCYQLLPSPPKPKAA from the exons ATGAGTCTGCTGGATGGAGCTCGAGCTGATCTTGCTCTTGCAATAGTGTATTTGAACAAAGCTGAGGCCAGGGACAAGATTTGCAGGGCTATTCAGTATGGTTCCAAGTTTGTGAGTAATGGAGAGCCTGGCACAGCTCAGAATGTTGATAAGACTACTAGCTTGGCTAGGAAAGTGTTTCGGCTTTTTAAG TTTATTAATGATCTACATGCGCTTATTAGTCCTCCAGTTGAAGGAACTCCTCTTCCGCTTATTTTGTTGGGGAAG TCCAAAAACGCTTTACTGTCAACTTACTTGTTTCTTGACCAATTTGTTTGGCTCAGTAGGACTGGCATATACAAG AATGCAGAGCGTGCACAGCGTATTGCGAAGATTTCTGTTTACTGTTATATGGGTTCATCAATTTGTACTACCTTGGTTGAG ATAGGGGAGCTTGGAAGGCTTTCAGCATCAATGAAGAAATTAAAGAAGGAAAAG AATGAGGAAGAATACCGTGCTAAACTGCAAAAATCAAATCAGAGGTCGCTGGCCTTGATCAAAGCAGCCATAGATATCGGGGTAGCAGCTGGGCTGTTACAAATGGCACCTAAGAAAATCACTCCACGTGTCCTGGGAGCCTTTGGATTTACTAGCGCTCTAATCTCTTGTTATCAG TTACTTCCTTCACCACCAAAGCCAAAGGCCGCTTAG
- the LOC108196839 gene encoding protein CELLULOSE SYNTHASE INTERACTIVE 1 isoform X2 yields the protein MVEDKIDALVDIQSAEELLLNAQDLVLIALHRAREVKGFSARWKTIITKLELVPACLSDLSSHPYFSKNTLCNEYLQANLKTLNEAIALAEMCGKENYRGRLQMQSDLDALSGKLDMNFRDCGLLIKTGILGEVAVNSRTELEFSTRELLTRLQIGHLEAKHKALDGVLEIMQEDIKKVSEVLGRSNIAALVHLLTATSQRIREKTVSVICRLADCKCLESWLVEEGVLPPLIRIVESGSAVGKKKATLSLQRLSVSVETARSIVEHNGVRPLIEICQTGDSVTQAAAACTLKNLSAVPEVRQSLAEEGIIKLVITLLDCGILPESRDHAAKCLQNLTSTNNNLRKLVISEGGIPSLLAYLDVSLPQDSAVGALRNLIGSVSVDNLVSADLIPRLVQVLKSGSLNAQKAAATAICRVCSSIEMKKMIGEAGCIPLLVKMLDAKSDSAKEIAAQAISSLMTLPRNCRELKQNDKALLSLVQLLEPSPQNTAKKYAVSCLVSISSSKKCKKLMISYGAIGYLKKLSEMDIPGAKKLLERLERKKLRSLFSRR from the coding sequence ATGGTAGAAGACAAAATTGATGCACTGGTAGATATCCAGTCTGCAGAAGAATTGTTATTAAATGCTCAAGATCTTGTTCTGATTGCACTTCATAGAGCAAGGGAAGTTAAGGGATTTTCGGCCAGGTGGAAAACCATAATAACTAAGCTGGAACTGGTCCCTGCATGCTTATCAGATTTATCGAGCCATCCATATTTCTCAAAGAATACGCTATGCAATGAATATTTACAAGCCAATTTGAAGACACTTAATGAAGCAATTGCTTTGGCAGAGATGTGCGGAAAGGAAAATTATAGAGGGAGGCTTCAGATGCAGAGTGATCTCGATGCCTTATCAGGAAAACTGGATATGAATTTTAGAGATTGTGGGCTTCTGATAAAAACTGGGATTCTTGGAGAAGTTGCTGTAAATTCTAGAACGGAACTTGAGTTTAGTACAAGGGAACTACTTACCAGGCTTCAGATTGGCCACTTGGAGGCAAAACATAAGGCTCTTGATGGTGTCCTTGAGATTATGCAAGAGGATATAAAGAAGGTATCAGAAGTTCTTGGACGGAGCAATATTGCTGCTTTAGTTCACTTGCTCACTGCAACTTCTCAACGTATCAGAGAAAAGACTGTTTCAGTCATCTGCAGACTTGCGGATTGCAAGTGTTTGGAGAGTTGGCTAGTAGAAGAAGGTGTTCTTCCACCTCTCATAAGGATCGTCGAGTCTGGCAGTGCAGTAGGCAAAAAGAAAGCTACACTTTCTCTTCAAAGACTGTCTGTTTCAGTAGAAACAGCTCGTTCAATCGTTGAGCATAATGGAGTGCGCCCTCTGATTGAAATTTGTCAGACAGGTGATTCTGTAACCCAGGCTGCGGCTGCTTGTACTTTGAAAAACTTATCTGCTGTTCCAGAAGTACGCCAATCTCTAGCTGAAGAAGGAATCATAAAGCTCGTGATCACTCTCCTTGACTGTGGAATTCTACCAGAGTCTAGAGATCACGCAGCCAAGTGCCTCCAAAATCTCACCTCAACTAACAACAATCTTCGCAAGCTTGTCATTTCAGAAGGAGGGATACCTAGTTTGTTAGCCTATTTGGATGTTTCATTGCCTCAAGACTCCGCGGTAGGTGCATTGAGGAACCTGATTGGTTCAGTCTCTGTCGACAATTTGGTCTCAGCTGACCTCATTCCAAGGCTTGTTCAAGTGCTCAAGTCAGGCTCACTGAACGCACAGAAGGCTGCAGCCACAGCAATCTGTCGCGTTTGCAGCTCAAtagaaatgaagaaaatgaTCGGTGAGGCAGGATGCATCCCTCTGCTGGTCAAGATGCTGGATGCTAAATCAGACAGTGCTAAAGAGATAGCTGCACAAGCTATTTCAAGCCTAATGACTCTGCCGCGGAATTGCAGAGAACTTAAACAAAATGACAAGGCTCTGCTAAGTTTAGTCCAGTTGCTTGAGCCAAGTCCACAAAACACTGCTAAAAAGTATGCAGTTTCATGCCTTGTCTCAATCTCCTCGAGCAAGAAGTGTAAGAAGCTGATGATTTCGTATGGTGCTATTGGGTATCTGAAGAAGCTCTCGGAGATGGACATTCCAGGTGCAAAAAAGCTGCTTGAACGATTAGAACGAAAGAAGTTGAGAAGTTTGTTTAGCAGGAGGTAG